A window of the Lactuca sativa cultivar Salinas chromosome 7, Lsat_Salinas_v11, whole genome shotgun sequence genome harbors these coding sequences:
- the LOC111877302 gene encoding microtubule-associated protein TORTIFOLIA1, with product MATKSLKSKKPPSTPSPPNHSSRSSSLSSHLAMIELKQRILTSLSKLSDRDTHQIAVEDLEKIIQTLSPDGITMLLNSLYEATNDANKPAAKKEAIRLLFFLCATHTESAASHLTKIIAHIVKRLKDSDSGVKDACRESIGQLSSLYLKGDGCENIGSVVSLFVKPLFEALNDQNKGVQAGSAMCMAKMVEMASDPPIAAFQKLCARICKYLNNPNFLAKAALLQVVSSLSQVGAISPHGLELLLQSIHECLNNTDWATRKAAADALNALALHSSNLITGKSSSTITALEACRFDKIKPARDSIIEALQQWQGLAGGSEDQKTPRNHDGEHSEPAKEDDKKTEAPVKNEEPEKTVGILKKKAPALSDKELNPEFFQRLERRVSGEVEVVVPRRFIKSSNDQNDLNGENSNSLINDSESGSHFKETHQIADRSTGGPSRRREYDDMNDQRDGIRSNKGNWLAIQRQLLQLERQQAHLMNMLQDFMGGSHDGMVTLENRVRGLERVVEDMARDLSLNNRRGGGNYMMGFEDSGRKYNGIGYSDYNKLGRNDDGMSSYMRGRGAPRRDVPENWDYPYGRNGQMGLRRGMESRSPKSENEMENNNRRGWGAARFGEGPSARSVWQASKDEATLEAIRVAGEDNNGPARTARVAVPEMTAEAMGDENVGQDRDPVWAAWSNAMDAVHVGDSDTAFAEVLSTGDDLLLVKLMDRTGPVIDQLSTEVGTEVLHAVAQFLPDQNVFDICLSWLQQLLDMIIENGTDIVGIPMELKREILMNLIEAASTIEPPEDWEGMAPDQLLLQLASVWDIDLQQLEK from the exons ATGGCGACCAAATCTTTGAAATCCAAGAAACCCCCATCAACACCATCACCACCAAACCATTCATCAAGATCTTCATCTCTTTCTTCTCATCTTGCCATGATTGAACTCAAACAGAGAATCTTGACTTCCCTCTCCAAGCTTTCCGACCGAGACACCCACCAGATCGCCGTCGAAGACCTTGAAAAAATCATCCAAACCCTCTCCCCCGACGGCATCACAATGCTCCTCAACTCACTCTACGAAGCCACAAACGACGCCAACAAACCCGCCGCCAAAAAAGAAGCAATccgcctcctcttcttcctctgcGCCACCCACACCGAATCAGCCGCCTCGCATCTGACCAAAATCATAGCCCACATTGTGAAAAGGCTGAAGGACTCCGATTCCGGCGTTAAAGACGCTTGTCGCGAGTCAATTGGGCAGCTTTCGTCGCTGTATTTGAAGGGGGATGGGTGTGAGAATATCGGGTCTGTGGTTTCGTTGTTTGTGAAGCCTTTATTTGAGGCTTTGAATGATCAGAACAAAGGGGTACAAGCTGGTTCAGCAATGTGTATGGCTAAAATGGTGGAAATGGCTTCAGACCCACCTATTGCGGCTTTTCAGAAGCTTTGTGCAAGGATCTGCAAGTATCTTAATAACCCTAATTTCTTAGCAAAGGCTGCACTTCTGCAAGTTGTTTCTAGTCTTTCTCAG GTTGGAGCTATTTCACCTCATGGCTTAGAGCTACTGCTTCAAAGTATACATGAATGTCTTAACAATACTGATTGGGCAACTCGAAAGGCAGCTGCTGATGCTTTGAATGCCTTGGCTTTGCATTCAAGCAACTTGATCACTGGAAAATCGAGTTCTACCATTACTGCCCTTGAAGCTTGCCGCTTTGATAAG ATAAAACCAGCAAGAGACAGTATAATAGAGGCTTTGCAACAATGGCAGGGTCTTGCAGGAGGTTCTGAAGATCAAAAAACACCTAGAAATCATG ATGGTGAACATTCTGAACCTGCTAAAGAGGATGATAAAAAGACAGAGGCTCCTGTAAAAAATGAAGAACCCGAAAAGACAGTTGGAATCTTGAAAAAAAAGGCACCTGCTTTAAGTGACAAAGAATTAAACCCCGAGTTTTTTCAAAGACTTGAAAGACGGGTTTCTGGTGAAGTTGAAGTAGTTGTCCCCCGTAGATTCATCAAGTCCTCAAATGACCAAAATGACCTCAATGGTGAAAATTCTAACTCTCTCATCAATGATTCAGAATCAGGGTCACATTTTAAAGAGACCCACCAAATAGCTGACAGATCAACGGGTGGTCCTTCTAGAAGGCGGGAATACGATGATATGAATGATCAAAGGGACGGAATCAGAAGCAATAAAGGGAATTGGCTCGCGATACAAAGACAATTACTACAATTGGAAAGACAACAAGCTCATTTAATGAACATGTTGCAGGATTTCATGGGTGGGTCCCACGATGGCATGGTGACTTTAGAAAACCGAGTCCGGGGTCTCGAACGGGTCGTTGAAGACATGGCCCGTGACCTTTCCTTAAACAACCGAAGAGGCGGCGGGAATTACATGATGGGATTCGAGGATTCCGGTCGAAAGTACAACGGAATAGGCTATTCCGACTATAATAAATTAGGCCGGAATGATGACGGCATGTCTTCTTACATGAGGGGCAGAGGAGCTCCCCGAAGAGACGTGCCCGAAAATTGGGACTACCCATACGGTCGAAACGGGCAGATGGGTTTAAGAAGAGGTATGGAAAGTAGGTCGCCTAAATCAGAAAATGAAATGGAAAATAACAATAGGAGGGGTTGGGGGGCAGCTAGGTTTGGTGAGGGGCCTTCTGCTAGAAGTGTATGGCAAGCTTCAAAAGACGAGGCTACACTGGAGGCGATTAGGGTGGCGGGTGAAGACAACAACGGGCCTGCCCGAACTGCCCGGGTGGCGGTTCCGGAAATGACGGCTGAAGCGATGGGAGATGAGAATGTCGGGCAGGATCGGGACCCGGTTTGGGCAGCGTGGAGTAACGCGATGGATGCGGTTCATGTGGGTGATTCTGACACGGCTTTTGCTGAGGTTTTGTCAACGGGTGATGATTTGTTGCTTGTCAAATTGATGGATCGAACGGGTCCCGTTATTGATCAGTTGTCGACTGAGGTGGGGACGGAAGTTTTGCATGCGGTTGCTCAGTTTCTTCCGGATCAAAACGTGTTTGATATTTGCTTGTCTTGGCTTCAACAG TTGCTCGATATGATTATAGAAAATGGAACAGATATCGTGGGAATCCCAATGGAATTGAAAAGGGAAATTTTGATGAATCTGATTGAGGCGGCTTCAACTATTGAGCCTCCTGAGGACTGGGAAGGCATGGCGCCAGATCAACTCTTGTTGCAGCTGGCATCGGTTTGGGATATTGATCTGCAGCAGTTAGAGAAATAA
- the LOC111877303 gene encoding uncharacterized protein LOC111877303, translating to MMVLGGYSVLGASVLTPVENTESKTVLAKLYEKKVEFSRSTLRKADQVSWLKKFKDSGSEIEHEAFLAFWLSRFVFPSSYSTVARNVFPIAVHLARGIRLALAPAVLATIYRDLSLLKAKLTDQNDDPSITIWAPLQLLQIWIWERFPKLRPNVGGSCNPKFARWAKKKVQIDNIGSILDRDSEDFCWRPYTDDLGNEKNGKWVVVGGDCLDEESESWGRCFRVSELVGIQGKCIEQYLPHRVAMQFGMDQDIPGKVPRNNGSPKSAWSFYTRPLMDLKLYLPSRFSEPYVTARYFEWRNKSTGLHSLLSQMGDNETKTSVKDDSRTEKSKESVGDTTRTCDVSHDGASPGNEDGDTSGLELEARIKRLEEVFAYLKTRKYGNRLL from the coding sequence ATGATGGTTCTCGGAGGGTATTCTGTGTTAGGTGCATCTGTTCTTACTCCTGTTGAAAACACAGAATCGAAAACGGTTTTAGCGAAATTGTATGAAAAAAAAGTAGAGTTTTCAAGATCGACACTTAGAAAAGCTGATCAGGTTAGCTGGTTGAAGAAATTCAAAGACAGCGGAAGCGAAATCGAGCACGAAGCATTTCTCGCATTTTGGTTATCCAGGTTTGTATTCCCTTCATCATACTCAACAGTTGCTCGAAATGTTTTCCCCATTGCTGTTCATTTAGCTAGAGGCATTAGACTTGCTCTTGCCCCTGCTGTTCTTGCCACCATATACAGAGATTTAAGCTTGTTAAAAGCTAAACTTACTGATCAGAACGATGATCCGTCGATTACAATTTGGGCTCCTTTACAACTTCTTCAAATCTGGATCTGGGAGAGATTTCCGAAGCTAAGGCCTAATGTCGGAGGTAGCTGCAACCCAAAGTTTGCTAGATGGGCGAAAAAGAAGGTGCAGATCGACAATATTGGCTCAATTTTGGATCGTGATTCAGAAGACTTCTGTTGGCGACCATATACTGATGATTTGGGTAACGAGAAAAACGGAAAATGGGTTGTTGTTGGTGGTGATTGTTTGGATGAAGAATCGGAGTCATGGGGTCGATGTTTTAGGGTTTCTGAATTAGTCGGGATACAAGGGAAATGTATCGAACAATATCTACCTCATAGAGTCGCAATGCAATTTGGCATGGATCAAGACATTCCTGGTAAAGTCCCACGAAACAACGGAAGTCCTAAATCAGCTTGGAGCTTTTACACAAGGCCATTGATGGATCTTAAACTGTATCTTCCATCTCGATTCTCTGAGCCGTATGTCACTGCTAGATACTTTGAGTGGCGGAATAAGTCAACTGGACTCCATAGTTTGCTTTCTCAGATGGGTGATAATGAAACGAAAACTTCTGTCAAAGATGACTCAAGAACTGAAAAATCCAAAGAATCTGTGGGTGACACCACCAGAACTTGCGATGTGTCTCATGATGGAGCGAGCCCTGGCAACGAAGATGGAGATACATCGGGATTGGAGCTTGAAGCAAGAATCAAAAGACTAGAGGAAGTTTTTGCATATCTCAAAACTAGAAAATATGGAAACAGGTTACTGTAG